The DNA window CCCGGCTGCGTTCGCTTTGGCAGGGTTCAGCGGGCGCTGGCGGCGCAGTgcaggcgcggcggcggcaggATACGCCGCCGCGGCCGCAGCGGCAGCGTAGGCAGGGGGCGCGCACCGGTACCACCGCGCCCTCGGCGTAGTGACGCCCCTCATAGTGGCACATCGCCGCCATCACAACATCTGAGGAATGTCATTAACTCATTTAATGACCATACTGACATGACCTCTTATATTAGATCAACAAGATGGTAAGGGTCGTTGCACAATTCCATTTTTCGCATTCTTCGCTCTACTCTCTGTGCAtactagttatattttttgaattgtgTGTGTGAATATCTGTGATCACAGCACTTTTACAGCTGAAAAATATTACCTAGAGTTCTGCTCTGTCTTCCATTTACCGCAAGTGTGGCTGCAGCGCCTATGGCGGAAACTGTAAGCAATATATTGCAAAGATGTAAATTACAATAGATCATAATCATAGTAGATATTTACGTGATACgcttatgtaaattatatttatcaatacacACACAACCTCGCACCGCCAAATTTGATTAACCAATTATAAAGAGAGCACATCTATTGACATCAACATCATTAATGTCTATTTCATTATCAAATACTATCAATTGATCCTTCTATGATCCAAAGGaagttgtaaaaaatgtttctttgcgatttaataatacaagagtagcattatttatattgctaTTAAGATAAACAATACTAAATTGTGATGACTGCAAAGTGCGGTGGTCACAATGTTGACCTGGCGGGCTGTGATGCGCGCGTCTCGGCGCGGCTCGGACGCACAAAAACTGCGAAGAAACGGCGGCGGAGCAGCAGACAATCCGTGCTATTCCTGTTCCTCTCACACTGGAGCCGGGGTTGGTGGGGTATGGGGGGAGCGGGGTGTCATGGCGAGacagaaacaaataaaatttaatggcTCCACATTGTGACCGCCTCGGGAACGTTACTTTTGCCGTTTCTGCGAAATTGGTCAGGTCTGAGAGAGGTctgagttaaaaataaacgcaaGGTTAACTTTAAAGTGAACTCGGATGGTAACTAAATAAGGATGTAGTTTCGATTTGCTGTGAAACCATAAAGTTTACGCTGTTCTGAAGATCTCAAAGGTCTgcaaaaaatcgattttatgaAGCGCTTCGATACCATGAATCCTGTATTTTAAAACTCGCTTCGTTCATTCTATTAATTACCCtcattagaaaataaatggcATATTGCAATATTCGAGTTTCCACAGATGCATGCGACTACGAGTTGCCGACAGGAAACCAGGACCAAATGGCGAGGAAGGCTCGCCAAATTTGGCGGATTTACGACACATCCACTAGAGTTGTCGTTGTACACTCACTTATTTGGGTAGATTTCGTTGGTTCGTTTactaattagaaattattaagatcagtaaatatttaatgtactagTCTAACGGCTTACCCGATTTAAGTATATGTCAACATATTTGGGTAAGTTTTCGTAAGGCCTGCATGCAACTACTTACAAGAGTATGTTTGcagaactaaatttaaaacaggCTAACACAAAAACTGAGCTTTGTAGGTTCGTGACGTCAACACTTAATCCAATAAAACTTATCATcattacatatacatatgtataatttaatccACATTAGCTTTGAATTGAAAACATACATTATGAAGGTCGGAGGTCAATTTATATTGTGTgtcagttttaaattaaagttttttttaatgtaaattaacagAAGATGAAacgtttttgttattataatgtttttaccaacgtaagatttttaatatgtctgtctatgtaatgtaaaatttaataataaataagacgCCGAATATATACTAAACTAGCGGTCGTCCGCGATTTCGTCAGCacaggataaaaaaaatcctataaaATGCCGGCCTGCAActgctaccttcccgtcaaaatcggtctagCCGTTCCAGAAGTTAACCGGAACGAACACGCCCTTGCGGAAAGACAGTCAGACAAAGGTTTCAAAAATCTTTTGTCGTTACCAGCAACTCAAATACATCATATGTacgaagtatttttttatttcaaaggtggcaaacgagcaaacggccacctgtattcgccgaaatagcgaggcgatcgttgcccatagacatccgcgaATGCAGATGCATACcattaatcaacggagaaggggaagcacagaaagaggatatttcacCTTCCAAATCTAATTCCATTTCCTAATAAGGAAAaggtaggaagggaaagaggactaaaattaggcctccggcactcATCGGGCGAAACGCGTTTTGTGTATTTGCCGTAAAACTATTATCATTGGTGATGAGGCGTTGAGTTTATGACACCAGAACAAACTGTAAGACttaattatatctattattatcAGAGTGcaccttaatattttaaaatgtacataaacaCGGGGAGCTGTGCACGTTTTTTTACTACTTGAGTGCTTATGGGGTTCAATGTTCGTgttttaaatcattagaaagtacataaaaataattattaaacattcaaCTATAAGTACAAGCGAAAGCTTGCGTTTTACGGCAAGTACAcacgtattatttttgttctgGTTTTTTGGCATTGCTCGATAGTTGCGGCCCGATTACACTGTCTAATTATTAAGACAATAGACCATTGGTGCTCCGCCGCCACACCGACCTCAATCACTGTTATAGTTCACGTCTATTGTTGTCCatacacaaaattatatgacgatttttaatgataagaaattaaaaaaaataacaatagtaagttatacaaaattacCGTACAAAACTAAACTACATATTTTGatcaattttatcaaaaatgtgatgaagaaaaactataaattttccgattttccttaaaattgatatataCGGTCTAAATCGAAATTATATAGAACAAATTCAAAAGCTCTTTCGTGAGATAGTAATCAAGCAAATATACAACATTATAGTAATATGTTACATGTAAATATACCTTGGATTTGTAGGACCTAAGGTAAAACAAGAAGTCAATGTGCAAAGACAAATGTtagtgtaataattataagctTACTTATTGAACAAGAATACGTCTAttattgttgaatattttataaacattaattacttCATTTCTTAAATTCTTAAACTATGATAGTTAACAATGGATGTTTAGTGCTagctctataaaaatatattgaaaactttcttttacattttactcattatgttttaatggAGTGTTTAGATCAAACTATGTGGCCTGTGAAttctataacaataaatactcTATTGTATGTAGAAAGGTACAATAATACTGATCCAGTGTAACTGTAACTAGTACAGACAATGAGGTTCCCACGGCGCAGCTCCCAGCCCCCGGCTGGCAGCGGCGGACAGACGCACTTCCGTTTGACCGGATGTCGTGAAATAGACGTACTTGTGTTAAATACTAAtatgactttttttaattcattcattcaaataCAATATGGTGTTCGTacttataaaacttataaaattcgTTTACTCACGATCTTAtcctaattaatttttcaacaactacttaatgttttttggaGTTTTGATAAATGGTAATAGTCGAAAATGCAAACatgcaaaatatattgtgtGTGTACcgttaattataatacagaTTAGTGTTTTTCAAAAATGCCCCCGAGTACCGGGTACCTGGTGCCGGGTGTTGGGTACCTGGTGTTCGCGCACAGAACCGGCCTCATAGACAACGGCACATCTCGTCGCTCGCCATTAAATATTCCAGTTTGTCGAACAAACAAACACGTTACGTTTGTCTTCCAACTCATTCACTAGTAACGACCATTTAAACAGATCCAATGAGATATACTGAACTGTACTTTGAAAGCATGATGATAGGAgctattattgaataataattagataATAAGAGGTCCAGATGTAGCAGTGCGGTCGGCTAGCGGACCGCCGCGTTTGCATACATTATGGACGCTACTCGCTAGTATCACCGGGTTGTACATAATATAGAATTTCTTTGCTTGTGACGCAATCAATATAACCACAAGATTTGcagagtttttaattaaattattaatttgcgCGCGACACAAATTGGCTcatgtaattgtaattatttcaacaaagtcgaaattaaacaattaacatCGAGCATTGGTTACACAGAACTAAGAAAATCAATGCGACAGGCAACTGGCGATAGACAATACACGACAGGCGACAGTAGGGACAAAGCTCTCAccaaaataaagcaaaagttTTCACGTCGAATTGAAAACGTCATTTGTTATGGTAACTAGACTGTATGCTCTATTGTTTTGTCCGCTCTACTAACACACATCTGCAGTCCGAAGTCACGAGAGACACACACAGCTAGCATCTACCATATGAACAGATTTACGAAACTCCTAAAATATACACTAAATAGCTCGCGAATAAATCCTTGTTCTTTGTCAACCGATCAACAAGTAATCAAAAGGACAAACACAGAAAACAATACATAAAGAAGCCACTTTTCACTGATGTTTTCAAAGGTAAACAAACATGTATGTATACCtcgaaaataaacttttgtaaGTATCACTTCAgcacttattatttttacaataaaaaataattaaataatagctaaatatttaaatgtttgtaatgccagtaatatttttgcatacaaaagtaatacttgtatatatttgaatacttATCATACTCGGGCTCGCGCCCGTTGAACTCTAATGTATGGGCAGAGCGGCCACCGCGCCGCTACACCTACAATGCCACTTGCTATACTCTACGCCGACACCGACACTCCGCAATTAGCAAGCATTAAGTTATTACACCCTTTACTTAAATGTAAGGCTGTAATCTAAGGCCACACACTTGCGAAATAAGTGCATGTTTAACTGACAAGTTCAataataaactgttttaaaagtataaaaaataacccgGCATAATTGTTAGTCAGCAAAACCATTTAGCGtcaaacaaaaaatctatatgaagtttaaaaacaaaactaacgATACATATAATTCACGACAGAGATTCgtgatattattatacatgttgtttaaaatagtaatttataagaacaaataataataaatcaattacgaacaaagtaaaaactttggagtaattttatttatgtattttatttacttctctttatattttgacaatagtaatatttgtttgattacttacaaaataaaataagtgccAGATAAAACATCTTCATAATCTAAACATATTCAAAAATGTACTCACATTTCGGTGCAATCAAACCAATACCATTCAGTATTAATAAGCAATAAAAAGCTGGGagcaaaaaatatgtaaaaaaaatatttcgggATAGTATTTGATGGCCGAAAAAGGCAATAATCAAAAAGTGGCGGCGTGAGGCGCGTTTGTTCTTAACATATATCACTGGGGTCGTCGACCGCGTATTTGCATGGACAAAGGACCTGCGGAGGCGCACGCGAGCAGCGCGATGACGTTCAAGCCCGGGACAAGCATGATGCGTGCGTCGCCGACCACGCCGGCCGCTCTACTGCCGCcaaccgccgccgccgccgcccagTGCCCAGCGCTCAGTCGTACCGGAAAGAGGCTCGACCCACCCTTTTCATAATTATACCATAGCCTGTAATTACTGTAATTGCGATCATTTTTTGTCACTTGATTTATGGtatatatatgaatatttgattttgaatacTACCGCGTTCATTCCTATTAAGTCTTCAACAAGTAGTTTTCGTTTGCCAATGTCATTGTGTTTACATTGCTTCTGCAACTTTGTAGTGTTTACTCCATACGATGCGGAGACAGTCTGTCGCCGCCTTTGCCAACCACAAATCTGGTACTGAACCTCATATACCGATTCATAAAGCTGCCACACGCTTTAGCCCAGCAGTCAGCAGTGAGCGTCCAGTGGCCAGTGGTCAGGGTGGCATTAACCGTGCAGGCTCCACTTCAAGCTCTGCTCCAAAATTGTGTAAGTAGCAATGATTAAGACGTGCTCAGTTCACAATGCACTTCAGTGCCCAAAGCGCAATGATCACAATTAAACTCAAAGTAAATCTGATGCAATTATTTGGTATTCCTATGTTATAAAGCACAATATTTCATATGTCTTCCTTAATCGTACTAAAATcattgcaaaaaataaatggtttCACATTTACAACCTAACTGGATCTGTCTGCGACTggcaaaattaactttttacagTGATTCGATCATCTTAGGTTCCGAGAAGGAACGGTCGACGCTGCGCTCGGCTCGGCCGGGATAAGGATCAAACCGATACGATAGCGCCGTGCCGGTGTACGCTTGACCCGAGGTCGTCGACCTTGCCACTCGTTCAATAAGATAACACCAACCGTAATGTCAGCCCAAAAAACTTAACATCTTACTTCTATTGTATATTAGTTGCAGGTTGACAGCCTGTGAAGCTTTGCGCGACCGAGCGGCTTTTGTTCAACGCTCGAAGCTCGCTTCTACTTGACTGAATTGACTCAGCTTGGGATATCCCAAATTATACTTTTCAAATATGCAGACAACACCATATAGTTATGTCTACAGGTTATGATATTGTATAGTAAACATTTTGTGAATTCACAATGTGGTTTCCTATCTATGGAACTTTGTTGTGCACTCTAAGATCCCGCAGTAAAACGTGATAACTCCGCGGTCATCGCTAGTGTAAAAAAAGTTGTGAAGATGCGGCTGAGACCGCGTGCTGCGGTCTGCCTCTCCGGTGTCATATTTCCATGACCGTATTATATCGCTACACGGaacatatacatacataaatgtttgtaaggctaatat is part of the Papilio machaon chromosome 4, ilPapMach1.1, whole genome shotgun sequence genome and encodes:
- the LOC123720952 gene encoding kielin/chordin-like protein; this translates as MAAMCHYEGRHYAEGAVVPVRAPCLRCRCGRGGVSCRRRACTAPPAPAEPCQSERSRDACCPHLHCSDFTDIMERVPDIITKYEEVYSEVVKSQTYGTL